Genomic DNA from Chromatiales bacterium:
CAGCAATGGTTTGGCGCACTGCCGCCGGATTTAACCTTGGTTGCTCGTGCGCGCGGTAAGGATTGGCTTTATACCTATCTAAAAGCTTTCTATTTGGACGACACCCGGCCTATGGGCGTTAACAATGCAATATTCCAGCATGTTTCAATGCCGCATGTGTTGTGGGATTTACAAGGCTGGCAAAAACCCGTATACAAGACTATTAGCGATGAAAACGGCACTGAGAGACAAATTATTGTCGATTTTGAGTTGGTTGAACCTGGTACATTATCAGAAAAAGAATACGATAGGGTGGTAAGAGATATTGTTACTTTTTTAAGTTATTTGGCGGAACCGGCCAAATTAGAGCGTCATCGTGTCGGGATTTGGGTGATTATATTCTTATTAGGTTTATTGGTGGTAGTCTATTTACTTAAGTGGGAATACTGGAAGGATGTCGAGAAATAGTTACAATATGCTACTGGATTATACCTTAAAACTCTATTCCTCCCCATCTTGTCCGCAATGCCATCGAGTGCGTTTTGTACTGTCTGAGAAACAACTGGATTACGATACAGTTAAGGTTGAAGGAAACAATAAGCCGTCTGAATTAGCTGAGATAAACCCGTATAATTCGGTACCTACTTTAGTAGATCGCGGCATTGTCTTATACGATGCCGGTATTATATTAGAGTATCTGGATGAACGCTATCCGCATCCACCCCTGATTCCAGCGGACCCGATGACTCGCGCTAATTTCCGGCAAGCTCTGTATCATATCGAGGTTGATTGGTATAGCCAGCTAAAAAAGTTATCATCGCCTAGTAAGAGAATAGCCGATTCGGCAAGGAAAGTAATGTACGAAATA
This window encodes:
- a CDS encoding cytochrome c1: MTVVLLLTTTTAVYAAISQGYPLQHIEVDIHNRNTLQRGAKYFINYCLSCHSSRYARYQWVGRDLGLSEEMIKKDFIFTDSKVGDLMVVSMPAEGAQQWFGALPPDLTLVARARGKDWLYTYLKAFYLDDTRPMGVNNAIFQHVSMPHVLWDLQGWQKPVYKTISDENGTERQIIVDFELVEPGTLSEKEYDRVVRDIVTFLSYLAEPAKLERHRVGIWVIIFLLGLLVVVYLLKWEYWKDVEK
- a CDS encoding glutathione S-transferase N-terminal domain-containing protein — translated: MSRNSYNMLLDYTLKLYSSPSCPQCHRVRFVLSEKQLDYDTVKVEGNNKPSELAEINPYNSVPTLVDRGIVLYDAGIILEYLDERYPHPPLIPADPMTRANFRQALYHIEVDWYSQLKKLSSPSKRIADSARKVMYEILMSNASSFKKHRYFWDDDFSIIDCSIAPVLWRLPSLRVDMPTRSSHPIRRYTKRIFERASFRKSLEHADDARKEI